The window GAGATATAATCCATATCCGGATAATTTTTCCCGAAAATACCGCATTCAAGTCCGGCATGAATGACCTTGACTTCCGGTTCTTTTCCATACAGTTCCTGATAAACCTCTTTCATTGTTTTCAGTATCTTTGAATCGAAATTTGGTTTCCATCCCGGATACGATCCGCTTAATTCGATCTTTCCTCCAGCCATTTCACACAAAGCGGTCATGACATCAGCCAGGTTTTCTTTAGCTGAGTCAACAGAACTACGTAACAGGCAGGTAATGTCCACTTTTTTTCCGTCCGATTTCACAATGGCCAGATTCGTAGATGTTTCCACCACATCCGGTTTATCGGCAATCATCCGCATAGCTCCGTTAGGCATTGTATATAAGGCATTAAGAATATTGTCCTGTGACTTTTTGCTCCATACTTTTTCAGGAAGCCCCGTAGGATCACATATAAATTGAATACCTGACTCAACACCATCCAATTCGGCAGTAATCATTTTCAAAAACTCCCTGACACTATTCTCCAGTTCCGGCCCTTTCCCTGAAGGGATGGTAACAATGGCCGATGCTTCCCGGGGAATGGCATTACGCATGTTTCCTCCTTCAATAGAAGCAATTCTCAATCCATATTTTCTGGATGCATGCCATAGAAAACGGGTCATTATTAAATTTGCGTTACCTCTTCCCAGATGAATATCCAATCCGGAATGACCACCTTTTAATCCGGTAAGTTTGATTTCATATGCCCGGCCGGACTTTTCCGAAGGCTCTTCAGTATAGTCAATTGAGATAACCACATTTAATCCTCCGGCACAACCAATATATAATTCACCTTCTTCTTCCGAATCCAGATTGATAAAAACCGATCCTTTGAGCATTCCCGGTTGCAATCCGTTTGCACCGGTCATTCCGGTTTCCTCATCAATAGTAAACAATGCTTCAATAGGTCCATGCGCGATTTCTTTCGACTCCAGCACCGCCATAGCTGCAGCCACGCCTATGCCGTTATCAGCGCCCAATGTCGTTCCTCTGGCTTTAACCCAGTCACCGTCCACATAGGCTTCAATGGGATCCTTCTCAAAATCATGTTGTACATCATTATTCTTCTGGGGTACCATATCCAGATGCGACTGCAATATAACTCCGGGACGACCTTCCATTCCTTTGGTGGCAGGTTTTCGTATGATGACGTTGCCCGTCTGGTCTACTGTATGATCCAATCCCTGTGTAACAGCAAATCCTTTAACAAATTCTATCGCTTTTGCTTCTTTCTTTGATGGTCGCGGAATTGCACACAGATCACTAAAGTGTTTCCACAATATCTGCGGTTGCAAATTGTTCAGTTCGTTACCCATATTTTTGTGTTTTGGTTAAAAAGTAAAGATAAGAAAAATATTGAAAGGGAGCAAAGTTCCATAAAAAATCAAGCACGCCCTATCTACTATCTTTCAGCCAATTACTTGAAATAATTCAAAAATATTTCTTTATAGGCCGGAGAAATCTCGACCTCCGACCGGTCATCCAATACCACATATCCTCCGGATCCTTTGTGGTATGATTTGACCCTGTTTATATTAATGATATGCGACTTATGGACACGCATAAAGGGGTAAGGCAGTATTTCTTCAAAATGTTTCAGGAACCGGCAAACCATTTTCTTACGTCCTTCCGAGAGGTACAGGTCTGTGAAATTTCCATTCCCCTGCAAACGGACAATATCTTCCATTTTTACTACCTCGAACCCTTCCAAAGTTGGAAGGATCACCTGTCTTTTTTCAGGTTGTGACTGACGGAAGTTTTCAACAACTACACGATTCCTGTTGAATGTTTCTTCTTTTAATAATTGTCGCTGTACTTTATTTACAGCTGTGATCAATTCTTCTATACTGACCGGCTTCAACAGGTAATATGCTGCACTTTGGTTCAAGGCCTTGAGTGAATATTCCGAAAATGCCGTAACAAAGACTGTCTCAAAGGTCAGGTCTTTACATGCTTCCAATACATCGAAGGCATTCCCGAAAGGCATTTCCACATCCAGGAAAACTAATTCAGGCTGCACCTGATGAATCAACGAAACAGCCTCCTTACAATTAACCGCTTCACCTAAGATTTCCACCTGAGGACAGTATTTTGACAAATAATTTCCAAGTACTTCCCTGGCGGCTGATTCATCTTCTACAATTACAGTTCTGATCCTATTCATCTATATTTATTTTATGGTAGCCGGATGAATGAACGGAAAAGAGATTTCAACAACTACACCTGTTTCAGGCGAGGTTTTTTCCATCATGAATATTTGTATCTTTATATGGTACACATCATTTAAGAGTCTTATCCTTTCAGAAATATTATTTAATCCGCGTGATTGATGTAATTTTTGATTCATCGTTCTAAGCTCCCCGCTTCTTTTTAATCCAATACCATTATCTTCGACACGAACGACGATCATATGATCGATTTGCCTGATTTGAAGCTGCAGTAACCCTTTGTAATCAAGATAACGTAAACCGTGCCATATGGCATTTTCCAGATATGGCTGTATCAACATGGTAGGAACATAGGCAGCTTCAGTGTCAATTGATTCTTCAATATCTATCTCGTATATAAATTTATCTGCGAATCTAAGATGTTCCAGGTCCAGGTATTCTTTTAGCTGCTCCATTTCTTTGCTTAACCTGATGAAATCATTATTGGAGTTTTCCATGATGTTACGCATCAGCCGTGAATAGGATGTCAGGTATTTATTGGCTTCCAGCTCATCATTTCTTGCAATAAATTGGTTGACACTGTTCAGGCTGTTAAAAATAAAATGCGGGTTCATTTCCCTGCGTAACGATTGTAATGCTATTTTCTTATTTCGCTTTTTGATGACATTTAACGCATGAACAATAAATATAAGGAGCACCAGCATCAAAAAAACAGAAGCGATCAATACATAATTGAGTATATTTTTTCCTCTGATCAGTTCATCATTAAGGATGCGTTCCGTTTCTAACTGCCGTATCCTTTCTTCCGTGACCTGAAACAATTTATTATCGACCAGTGAACTATCAGCCTGGATTGTTCTTTCAAGGTTATGAAGAAAATCCTGGTATAATTCTATACTTTTATGATACTGGTTATTCTTTTGATAATAACCGGTCATATCTTCCACACTTTTCTTTGCCTCAAATGTTTGTCCGTGGTTAATTGCCAGTTCATACGATTTCATCAACGACTCCAGCCCTTTCGATATATTATTTTCAGAAAAATAAAGGGAAGAAAGTGAACGTAATTGCTCGATCTCAGCTTTCACATCATTCATTTGCCGCGCTTCATCCACCAATTGTTCATTCAGCCTTAAGGCTTCGCTATATTGGTTTTTCGAAGCATAAGCTTTGGCCATTTCACCTTTGATCTTTATTTCTTCCGTTTTTTCTTCTGTGTTATCCAAAGCTTTTTTGAAATTCTGAAAAGCCACTTCTGTTTTGTCCTGCTGCATTTGATTCTCCGCCATCTGCTGATAGGCTACAACCTTTTCTTCATTGGTTCCTCTCTCTTCCAGCAAGTCAATATTACTTTGGATATAAGTAGATTGTGTCACCGGATCGGCTATGTTGCGTAAACGATTAGCGTCATTATCATTGAGCTGTTTCATGAAATCATCTTTTGCCTGATTTCCGGCTTCTTCATAAAGGCTTATGGCTAACCTATAAAGATGTTGTTTTTCTTTTAATTTCGCCAGTTCACGATTGACTGCAGCCATCTTTTTCTTTTCTTTTTTCTTTGTATAAATATCTTTGGCCCGGTTTAAATAGTCCTCTGCTTTCTCATATTCGTTATTATTGATAAGTTCTTTTGCCAGGGCCTCGTATTCTAATGCGATATCTTTATCGGATTTAGATTCCTTGAGCTTTTTCGATAACTTTGAAGCACTCCGGTTCAGTGAATTCATTTGCGGAGTAGGAACAACCATCAAAGAATCCTGCTCTGTCTGGGAAAATGAAATATTCAATATGAGGAATGCACATGAAAAAAACATATACACCTTTTTGGTATACAGTTTTATCCTGTTTTTTAATAAGGAGGATATTGTAATCATAATCCCCAGGTCATATACATACAGAATTTCACTCTGTATATCGTGATGAATTATTCTCCAATCAGACTCTCTAATGCGGCATTTACTTTTCCGAAAGAAAATCCGTCCAGTAATTGCTGCATTTTTGATTCGATCCTGTCATTACATAAATTACCGATGCTTCCCTCATGGGTATGCGTTACTACTTTTTCCGGGACGAAGCGTCCTTCATTAATCTCAATACCGACCTGTTTATAAGCATCCCTAAACGGGACTCCGTTGAGTACTAACTTATTTAATGTGTCTACGCTGAATAAATAACGGTAACGTTCATCATCCAGTATCTGTGTATTGACGATCACTTTCCCGGCCATGTAAGCCAACATGCCCATACAATCCTTTAATTCTTTAAAAGCAGGGAACAATATTTCTTTTAATATCTGCATATCCCGGAAATAACCGGAAGGAAGGTTGTCCAGCAACAATATAATATCGTTGGGCAAGGCTTGTATCTTATTACATTTTGCCCGGATCAGTTCGAATACATCCGGATTTTTTTTGTGGGGCATAATACTGGACCCGGTAGTCAGCTCATCCGGCAGTGAAATAAATCCGAAATTCTGACTCATATATAAACAGGCATCCATACTGAAACGAGATAATGTTGCAGCTACCGAAGCCATAGCAAAAGCAACGGTTTTTTCGGTTTTTCCCCGTCCCATCTGCGCATATACCACATTATAGTTAAGATCTTTAAAACCCAGTAATTCAGTAGTCATGGTACGGTTGAGAGGAAAGGATGAGCCGTATCCGGCAGCCGAACCCAAGGGGTTCTGATTGGCAACTTCCCAGGCCGACAGCATCAGGCGGATATCATCCGTAAGGCTTTCCGCATACGCTCCAAACCATAATCCGAATGAAGACGGCATCGCTACCTGTAAGTGCGTATATCCGGGCATCAAAACATCCTTATATTGATTACTCTGCTTAATAAGCGTATTAAACAGATATTTAACACCTTCTACCATTTCTTCTATCTCATGCCTGATATATAGTTTGATATCCACTAAAACCTGGTCATTACGAGAACGACCGCTGTGCACTTTTTTACCGGTATCCCCAAGCTTTCTGGTAAGCATCAGTTCGATCTGGGAATGTACATCTTCGACATCATTTTCAATATGGAAATTACCTGACCGGATCTCCCTGAATATTTGCCGCAGCTCTTTTTCAAGCACATCCAGTTCTTCTTTTTTCAATAATCCAATGGATTCCAGCATACGGATATGAGCAATGGTACCCAACACATCAAATGATGCCAGATACATATCCATTTCCCTGTCGAGACCAACTGTGAATCGTTCTATTTCTTTATTTACTTCAATTCCTTTGTCCCAGAGTTTCATTTGAATATAATTTGATTTTTAACGGTCAAATGGAACATCCCGGTATATTCATGCGTGTTTGTTGACGCAAGTGCATGGACGTTTCATCTGTATATAATTATTTTAAAGGTCTGATCTAATGTCCGGTTTCGTTCATCCTGATGGTTATACCATCATGTTTACGGACAAAAACATATGATTTTATTGATTATTGAAAATAATTCGGTTCGGTTTTAGGTATTATGGTTTCTTTTTTCACCACCTTCAATAAATCTATTTCGAAAATCAATACGCTATTGGGTCTTATTTTCCCCTGAGGATTCACATTTTCTCCGTATCCCAGTTCTGCAGGAATGAAAATTTCCCATATTGATCCTTCAGGCATCAACTGTAATGCTTCCGAGAAACCACGAATCACCCCACTTACAGACAATTTTAGCGGAGTTCCCCGTTCTTTTGCACTATCAAATACCGTTCCGTCAATCAAAGTACCATGATAGATCACCTCCACATCATCAACTGCTTTAGGCTTTGCCCCTGTTCCCTGCCTGATGATCCTGTATTGTAATCCGCTGGGAAGTGTTGTGATTCCTTCCCTTTTACTATTTTCTTCCAGGAACTCCCGCCCCTGTTTCAAAAGCGCATCATTGGCTTTCCGTTGCAGGTTAGTGAAATATTTCTGCAAAAATGCATTGATCTCCTGATCATTCATTCCAACAGATATTTGATTCACGGCATTTTTTAATCCGCCAGAAAAAGCATCGACATTAAAACCTTCAATATTGGAAGTGGAAATCTGCTTTCCATACATATAACCAAGAAAAAAACTGACTGAGTCCGCGTTGCTCATCGGTTGCTGGCCCCGGGCATCAATAGAGCCCAACAGGAACAGTATTAAAATCGGAAAAAAGGAATTATATTTCATACACGACCGGTTAACATCAGAAATATTGATTTTTATAATAAAACAATTACAAAAGTACGATTATTTATCAAAATTAAGTAGTTGATGCATTACAGGAAAGCAACACTTATAATTTCGAATTTAAAATATAAAATTCAATATTCACAATATTATGAATAGCAATAAGCTAAAACAACGATTTGTGTAATTATATTTTTTAATCTGTATAATGATTATTTTCATTTTACTAAGTTCATGTACATATCAAATACCTGCTTCGGGAACATAAAACCGACCAGCCAGGAGCAGATGATCATCCGTTGAAACAACCGCTATTCATGGCGCAAAATCAGTTCAATACCATATAGATAAACAATAAAAGATAGATTTTTTCAAAAATGATGGAAACCAATAATATTAAGCATTCAGTGCTATTTATTATTTTCTTAAGTCGCATCGATCAAGTTGATTACGTTCAGAAAGCATAACATTAATTGTTTTATATTATTTATCTGATCTGTTTTTTTACTTTTGCGGCGTCAAAAAATATAACTAATATGAAAATAGTTGCCACAGTAGGGCTGTTAATCGTCTCCAATATATTCATGACTTTTGCCTGGTATGGGCATTTAAAGTTTAAAGAAATGGATTGGTTCAATCATCTTGGGTTACCTATGATTATCCTGATCAGTTGGGGAATTGCATTCTTTGAATATTGTTTTCAGGTTCCGGCCAACAGGATCGGCTTCATCGGGAACGGAGGCCCTTTCAATCTGTGGCAACTGAAAGTAATGCAGGAAGTAATCACATTAGTCGTATTTACCTTCTTTACCACACTGGTGTTCAAGAATGAATCTTTCCGCCTCAATCATTTAATCGGATTTATATTTCTTATCCTGGCTGTTTATTTTATTTTTAAGAAATAAAATATCAGGCTCACATACTAATGTAACAACTGAGAAATGTGAGTTACCATTGGTGAGACTGGCTTTCAACTTAGCTGATACTTTGTTTTTCCCTGATAAAAAGCTTTCATTATTTTATTTTTAACTTTGCATACTTATCCTGTTAACTATCGTATGATGAAGAATCATTTTAAAATTCATTTTTTCGTAGGAATTCTCTTAACCGTCCTTATTTTTTTGACGGGTAATGAGCTTTACGCTTCTAAAAGATACAATGCGGACGATTATCTGGTCATCGCTTCCGAAGAAGTAAGAAAAGACAAGTCATGGTATACTGTTGTCCAGGAACTGCAAAAGAAACATCAGGCTGGAGCTTTGTTCTATAATGAACACCCCGAAGAACTGCTTCCGGAACTGAAGGAAATACGTCCGCGTTACGTTGCAATAGTAGAAAAACCCGAACAACTGAACAGGGACTTTATCATCCGCGTTCATCAATTGAGCCGGAAAATAGATGAAGATATCTT of the Bacteroidales bacterium genome contains:
- a CDS encoding histidine kinase codes for the protein MFFSCAFLILNISFSQTEQDSLMVVPTPQMNSLNRSASKLSKKLKESKSDKDIALEYEALAKELINNNEYEKAEDYLNRAKDIYTKKKEKKKMAAVNRELAKLKEKQHLYRLAISLYEEAGNQAKDDFMKQLNDNDANRLRNIADPVTQSTYIQSNIDLLEERGTNEEKVVAYQQMAENQMQQDKTEVAFQNFKKALDNTEEKTEEIKIKGEMAKAYASKNQYSEALRLNEQLVDEARQMNDVKAEIEQLRSLSSLYFSENNISKGLESLMKSYELAINHGQTFEAKKSVEDMTGYYQKNNQYHKSIELYQDFLHNLERTIQADSSLVDNKLFQVTEERIRQLETERILNDELIRGKNILNYVLIASVFLMLVLLIFIVHALNVIKKRNKKIALQSLRREMNPHFIFNSLNSVNQFIARNDELEANKYLTSYSRLMRNIMENSNNDFIRLSKEMEQLKEYLDLEHLRFADKFIYEIDIEESIDTEAAYVPTMLIQPYLENAIWHGLRYLDYKGLLQLQIRQIDHMIVVRVEDNGIGLKRSGELRTMNQKLHQSRGLNNISERIRLLNDVYHIKIQIFMMEKTSPETGVVVEISFPFIHPATIK
- a CDS encoding LytTR family DNA-binding domain-containing protein, translated to MNRIRTVIVEDESAAREVLGNYLSKYCPQVEILGEAVNCKEAVSLIHQVQPELVFLDVEMPFGNAFDVLEACKDLTFETVFVTAFSEYSLKALNQSAAYYLLKPVSIEELITAVNKVQRQLLKEETFNRNRVVVENFRQSQPEKRQVILPTLEGFEVVKMEDIVRLQGNGNFTDLYLSEGRKKMVCRFLKHFEEILPYPFMRVHKSHIININRVKSYHKGSGGYVVLDDRSEVEISPAYKEIFLNYFK
- the argH gene encoding argininosuccinate lyase produces the protein MQMKLWDKGIEVNKEIERFTVGLDREMDMYLASFDVLGTIAHIRMLESIGLLKKEELDVLEKELRQIFREIRSGNFHIENDVEDVHSQIELMLTRKLGDTGKKVHSGRSRNDQVLVDIKLYIRHEIEEMVEGVKYLFNTLIKQSNQYKDVLMPGYTHLQVAMPSSFGLWFGAYAESLTDDIRLMLSAWEVANQNPLGSAAGYGSSFPLNRTMTTELLGFKDLNYNVVYAQMGRGKTEKTVAFAMASVAATLSRFSMDACLYMSQNFGFISLPDELTTGSSIMPHKKNPDVFELIRAKCNKIQALPNDIILLLDNLPSGYFRDMQILKEILFPAFKELKDCMGMLAYMAGKVIVNTQILDDERYRYLFSVDTLNKLVLNGVPFRDAYKQVGIEINEGRFVPEKVVTHTHEGSIGNLCNDRIESKMQQLLDGFSFGKVNAALESLIGE
- a CDS encoding FKBP-type peptidyl-prolyl cis-trans isomerase, with translation MKYNSFFPILILFLLGSIDARGQQPMSNADSVSFFLGYMYGKQISTSNIEGFNVDAFSGGLKNAVNQISVGMNDQEINAFLQKYFTNLQRKANDALLKQGREFLEENSKREGITTLPSGLQYRIIRQGTGAKPKAVDDVEVIYHGTLIDGTVFDSAKERGTPLKLSVSGVIRGFSEALQLMPEGSIWEIFIPAELGYGENVNPQGKIRPNSVLIFEIDLLKVVKKETIIPKTEPNYFQ
- a CDS encoding DMT family protein, whose product is MKIVATVGLLIVSNIFMTFAWYGHLKFKEMDWFNHLGLPMIILISWGIAFFEYCFQVPANRIGFIGNGGPFNLWQLKVMQEVITLVVFTFFTTLVFKNESFRLNHLIGFIFLILAVYFIFKK
- a CDS encoding aminoacyl-histidine dipeptidase, with protein sequence MGNELNNLQPQILWKHFSDLCAIPRPSKKEAKAIEFVKGFAVTQGLDHTVDQTGNVIIRKPATKGMEGRPGVILQSHLDMVPQKNNDVQHDFEKDPIEAYVDGDWVKARGTTLGADNGIGVAAAMAVLESKEIAHGPIEALFTIDEETGMTGANGLQPGMLKGSVFINLDSEEEGELYIGCAGGLNVVISIDYTEEPSEKSGRAYEIKLTGLKGGHSGLDIHLGRGNANLIMTRFLWHASRKYGLRIASIEGGNMRNAIPREASAIVTIPSGKGPELENSVREFLKMITAELDGVESGIQFICDPTGLPEKVWSKKSQDNILNALYTMPNGAMRMIADKPDVVETSTNLAIVKSDGKKVDITCLLRSSVDSAKENLADVMTALCEMAGGKIELSGSYPGWKPNFDSKILKTMKEVYQELYGKEPEVKVIHAGLECGIFGKNYPDMDYISFGPTIMHPHSPGEKVNIPTVAKFWDYLIETLKNV